The Mytilus trossulus isolate FHL-02 unplaced genomic scaffold, PNRI_Mtr1.1.1.hap1 h1tg000215l__unscaffolded, whole genome shotgun sequence genome segment CATAAGTTCTTCACTCAGAGCTTCGGTGAATCCATATACAGCATACTTAGATGCACTATAAAAtagaaagtaaaaatatatatgtgtcactacaaaaaaaaactttcaccaataaaatcaaaaataaaattccggTAAATAAATCAGAATGCGATTTGCGTCATGACATGCCATTGTGATCCATTGTGTTACTTCACATAACGTGTGCAAAAACTGAGAAACTTTCACGAACTTTAATTGGAGAAAGACCGAGTGTCTTGATCATCGTGCATGTTTTAGTTTTATAGACTATAAATGACAATAcatattagaagatgtggtatgaaagccatttccaagtcacaatttgtaaaagtaaatcaccGTAGGTCAAGGTACGGGTACTAATCGACATCCTAGATTAACGATCGTGTTCTAGTTTCGACCGACGGAAGGGATATGTTCGATTATCGGTGAGCTTTGGAATATCGGTTCATAACAAGTTGCGCTGTATGTTATAACATGTGCTCTACCTATAATCTACCATATAGGCTGTCCCTGATTTAGCTACCATTGATGCTATAGTGACAATATGTCCACTGTTCTTTTCTATCATTGCTGGCAAAAATTCTTTCACAGTCTGCgaatataagagaaaaaaatatatataaaaaatttgacTGTGAAACATTATGCTTTTTATCAGAAGGTTATATTtgatcatacatgtacaagatTATAAAATTACTATATACTTTTGCGAAAAGTGGACCCATAACCTGTGTCTATGTATCATAGAGACAATGGTCATATATAATAACTCAATCTTAACATCTCAAAAGCTTTCGTTAAATAGTTGATTTTTTATACGCAaacaatgtattgaaaattattttaaaattaactttaCAACATCAAGAGTACTGGGCCAATTATCAATAATATAGCCTTCATCTggtaaatacatgtaagttGCAGTTTTCTGGATCCAATTTTAGTGGTGCCTTCATTgacctcttttattttttgttcctcTCCATTTGTGGAGaacttatttttgtgatatgcagtttaagaagaagaaaaaaatagatctaGTAAGTCGATcttaaaaaaagattatattttctcgctgcgttgaagacccactGGTGGCTTTCGGCTGTTATCTGTTCGGGATATTATCTCTTTGAATATACCCGTTTCCATTCTTAACTTaattgtgtgaaaaaaaaacaaatatcttcCGTATGACCAAGTAGAACAATCTTCTCCCAAGTCTGATGTTGCTTTTAAGTGTGGCGTCCTTTTGAGGATTTGACATGGAGGACTCGTGTCcgatttgtttaatttaatggTAAGGTATTAACTAATTTTTGAACTTCTTTGAAATTATAAACGTTACATATCTCAATagatcaaatcaaaataactgACGAAACCCAATTTCTTTACCCAGAAATGTGCCAACGTGTTAACATCAAAAGTTCTCCTTATGTGAGCCTCTTTAAGTTTTAAGAGTTCTCCACCATATAAAATTCCAGCATTATTCACCAGTATATCTACATCTCCTACTTCTTCTCTCAATTGTTCGGCTGTTTTGTGAATGTTGTCGGCATTTGCTACATCAACCACATAAGACGTTGCTGAGCCACCCATCAGGTTGATCTGTGAAGCTGTCTCGTCGTTATTTGCCTGTAGATACAAGGACAACACATATTTTAGTGTTTGTTTATATGCAAATAGTTTTTTCGTGTTGTGATCTTCGTTCTCTTGTACATGTAGGTGCATCAAgtttacatgaaaataaattcttgTGAATCTCATGTCAAAAATAACCTAACCCGAGCTAACTAAAAAGTTTCACTGTTTCACTTAAGATTCACGATAAACGTAatctttagaaatataaaaatattatatgtcGTCTTTGTCAATATTCAGTGGTTAATTTCACACTTTTTAAGCACGTTTTTGCGTGTCCATTTtgtaatgataaaatttatgaaaacgATTTCTTCAGTGTTTTTTCAGAGAGAGTCATAACATTTTGATACTATTTTGTTTAGTGTGTTTCTGTGTGTGGTTCTGCGGAAATAAAAAGACACAtaatacaaacacaaaaaaaaaatggcattaaaaataaatattgaacaaCACAAAAGAGATATCAACCACCAACGATCGACTTCTCcgacaaaatacatgtacatacaacgACAAAACGTATAAAACACTAGTACTAAAATAAATCAACTAATATCGATACAAATCTTTATCAAAAGATGGaaaatgtttatgtaatataaataaacattcagATTATTATCAAATCAACGTAGGGAATTATAGATTAGATCTTCTTTACATAATATAAGTATGATCAATAACCAAGAATAAACTTGAGATGACTATTTTTGGGTGAAGTGGACTAAATATAGAACAACTAGTATCAGTATAGACGATTTCGGTAACTACTTTTCTAAAAATGGCGTCATTATAATAGTAAGATAACAGATATTGATAATGACACACTGATGTTTTCGTTTTCcttcattttttcaaaagttaagctacattttcaataatattgtcATATCTATAGTGAATGAAAGTTTGAACCGATTTTTTTCCTTGATAATTTTTGGATTTGGACTTAAACACGGAAAAGCACAAATTACAAGCataatgcaatataaaaaatcatgcattaagGCTTGCAAGATTTCCATATGAAATTGATACACGTCATGATATTTCGATAACAGAGAGAGTGCAATTGTAAGGTTTTCTGCAAACATCATAATTACATTTGCATCAgttcatatacattttaatttaaaaaaaatagactcagtttttactttcaacttcacatttcatttcattttaggACTCAATGAAATTGCGTCAAATCAGATATGAACTAATCCCCCCTTTAAACTTagttttaaacaagaatgtgtccaaagtacacgaatgccccgctcgcactatcattttccatgttcaatggaccatggaattggatagaaaatataacaaggcattaaaattagaaagataatatcataaggaacatgtgtactaagtttcaagttgattggacttcaactttatcaaaaactaccttgaccaaaaactttaacctgaaacatactcttttcagtggaccgtgaaattggggtcaaaagttaaatttggtttaaaaattagaaagatcatatcatattaaaggaacatgtgtactaagtttcaagttgattggacttcaacttcatcaaaaactaccttgacgacactttaacctgaagcgggacaggcggacgaacggacagacagacagacagacagacagacagacagacagacagacagacagacgggcagacggacgaacggacagacagacagacagacagacagacagacagacaggcggacgaacggacgcacagaccagaaaacataatgacttggtacagtcattgtcaaatgtagaaaatggtggattgaacctggttgtatagcgctaaacctctcacttgtttgaataaataaaggcaacagcagtataccgctgttcaaactgTATGACAGTCGTTTCAAATTccattgtatttattttcaacgATGTGAACAAAAAagacataattggtaaaatagTCAAAGTATGGTTACATCAGTCATCATTGCGtcacaatatcaaaataaacacatatttaactaaaaagcacaaaaagcatctatcaaattttaaaaccacATCCATTACTTCGCGTGTATGACGTCAGCaaatatatacgtcacatagGAAGAAATATAAactaattttgtcgttcaaagcatttaaaaaaagtataatttcatataatttcacatggggaattcTGGTATACAGGTTGAAAAAAAtctagaatttttaagaatccaaaTAAGGTTAATATAACTATGCGAGTAAacaattttgtcgttcaaagaattttcaaacttataatagaacaataacattatGACATATACTACACTACGTGCCAGAAATACAACACCAACACTCACAaaaacacacatagaaacgcacaaacaataacataataGTCATATTAAATGGTCCCTAAACTGTCATGTGTTGGCTGCTACCTGACTATTAATTAGTTTTTAACTGACGATATTAAATATGATATgtactttattattattatattaccTTATTTATAtcccataaaactaattttgcTCCTTTTCGTGCAAGTTCTAATGCGATTTCCTTTCCAATACCGTGTCCAGCACCTGTTACTAATGCAATTTTACCCGAGATGTTTTTGGGTTTAGCTGGAATCAAGGCTGTTACAAGGGCCACACAATAATAATACAACAGTCTTGGAAAGAAAATACACGTAAAAAAGATAATCTTCTCCACAAGCGATTCCATTTGTTATGCTCCACTTAACCCGATTAATCCAGTAGATATATTCCGATTTACTATATCGAGCGCAACATTAGGACACTGACCCATAGAGACCTAGGGCGCTGAATCATTCGAGTTATGCTCCACTGTAATTGACTACCTagatggggttaaatgattaaagaataatgccctAAAAagatgaagattagagaataatgagccaaaaaatagaagattagagaataaaagggttaatttttggaagattagagaaaaaaggggttaattttttaaagattagagaaaaatggggtgaaaattaaatgtttacagaataacagacccccCCATCCATACCCTCCTATATAACGGCCGTTATCAGTCTATGGCAATCCCACATTGAAAGAAGTTACAAGCTGGTTGTTcacctgtatcgctcacctggtTTATCACTTCAACTTCCgatatatttaataagataaATAAGATTAGCATTGATAATATAGATacgatttttatttaaagtcggATTTATAAAACATGGACAACACAATCTCACAATTTCCGAAAAATATTAACATGTGCATAATTTTtatgtatacatggtataagagtatatcaatccaaaattgaaaatagtacACCAACAAAAAGATGGGAGCTTCGTCTAtagtatatttacaaaaaaagactaaacagaaaaggttaaaaatgaacaaagacaattaaaaaagaacaccATTAGAGAGGCGATGGGTGCCAAAAGAACAATCAAACTAACAAATCGGGAAAACAattgaaaacgccatggcttaaaagagaaaaacaatcaaataccAGTACACAAAAATCAACAAGGTAAATCAAGGTAAATCAAGGTAAATCAAAGTAAATCAAAGTAAATCAAGGTAAATCAAGGTAAATCAAGGTAAATCAAGGTAAATCAAGGTAAATCAAAgtctgagcaacacgaaccacatcaaaaactaggggtgatatcaggtgctccgggcgggtaagcagatcctgctctacatgtgtcaaccgtcgtgttgctcgtgCTTGTATAAACCCGTTGATAAGTGTTATTCGGTAAGTCACATTCTGGGTCAAAGGACGGAACTGTAGTTACGACAAACGGATGTTCCATAATGTCATCCAACTCGTGCTGGCCTCCGTAAATTATACGAAGGGacttgaaactcttggtttaaataggtttcttgtgagcagcaactctCAATCAGCGCAAAACAATCCATTGAATATCTAATTACATGAAAATGGATACGTCGTATGCAGAAGCTAATGGAATGTTTCTACATAGAAAAAGAGTGCTGGGATGCTTAAATCAAATCTATTGTcgtaaaattttgatttaattcgACTAcgattgtcaatttctagatgtaagtcaggAAATGAGACCGTAATTGATGTATTCGTTATCTTATTTTCGATTGGATACTATTAAATGCATTCAACAtagtcatcaaattttaaattatttagtgagaaaACCAGAAAACCTCATCTATATAGCAGAAAGTGAATTATAGGATACTgctaactttttttatttcttctttagAAGTTCCATATGACGTCAGTCTCATATGAATAAAGGGGTACAGTTGCTTCCCATGGGAATGCCGAGTGCTTGTTGAAAAGCatgaaacaaatatgttgtcaatcaataaatcaagaTTATTAATGATGTCAAGATAAGATTATAAACTGCGTCAACACTTCGAATCTATACtgcaagaccatcatgtattatttgcgAAGTTGATACGGACTATtgatcaacaaggtcttggtgtCTTCCAATGAACTTTTTAAGAAGGACaagattcttttttaaataactttggAAATTTAAATATCTTCTCACATACTGATGacgtgttttaaagtttgaGTAGTAGGTACATATACTAGAATACTGAATTAGTTAAGGGAAACGTTGTCAAAtcaagagacaacaatccaaagAGCAGTAATGCACAGCTAAACGGGAAACGATtagtaaaaagttaaatcacaaaaatactgaactctgaggaaaattcaaaacggaaagtccgtaatcgaatggcaaaatcaaaagctcaaacacaaaATGACATAGATATAATGTACATTCGCAACGACACAGACGTAATACAGAATGTAAGGAACATAAAGCACC includes the following:
- the LOC134701089 gene encoding 17-beta-hydroxysteroid dehydrogenase 13-like; the encoded protein is MESLVEKIIFFTCIFFPRLLYYYCVALVTALIPAKPKNISGKIALVTGAGHGIGKEIALELARKGAKLVLWDINKANNDETASQINLMGGSATSYVVDVANADNIHKTAEQLREEVGDVDILVNNAGILYGGELLKLKEAHIRRTFDVNTLAHFWTVKEFLPAMIEKNSGHIVTIASMVAKSGTAYMVDYSASKYAVYGFTEALSEELMKLGKNGVKTTTVCPAFVSTGLVKQIRDKITTLLTPGTVAVEVVKGIQYEEEHVYIPRILHLGLKLQMFSPRKFERWVKEFEGIVPQYDPNS